A genomic region of Oryza glaberrima chromosome 1, OglaRS2, whole genome shotgun sequence contains the following coding sequences:
- the LOC127769307 gene encoding anthocyanin 3'-O-beta-glucosyltransferase-like: protein MAIKDEQQPLHILFFPFLAPGHLIPIADMAALFAARGVRCTILTTPVNAAVIRSAVDRANDSFRRNNGGLAIELTVVPFPDVGLPPGFESGTALTTQDDRDKFFLGIRLLHEPFDRYLSEHHVDAAVVDSFFRWAADATAEHGVPRLGFLGTSVFARACTNSMLRNNPLETAPDDPDAVVPLPGLPHCVELRRSQMMDPKKRPDHWEMFQSIDAADQRSFGEVFNSFHELEPDYVEHYRTTLGRRVWLVGPVALANKDVAVRGTSELSPDADGYLRWLDAKPRGSVVYVSFGTLSSFSPAEMRELARGLDLSGKNFVWVINGADADASEWMPEGFAELIAPRGERGLTIRGWAPQMLILNHPAVGGFVTHCGWNSTLEAVTAGVPMVTWPRYADQFYNEKLITEVLEVGVGVGSMDFASKLENRRVIIGGEVVAGAIGRVMGDGEEGEAIRKKATELGVKARGALEKGGSSYDDVGILMDELMARRGSVNV, encoded by the coding sequence ATGGCTATCAAGGATGAGCAGCAGCCACTGCACATCCTCTTCTTCCCATTCCTCGCGCCCGGTCATCTCATCCCGATCGCCGACATGGCCGCTCTGTTCGCCGCTCGTGGCGTCAGGTGCACCATCCTCACCACCCCTGTCAACGCCGCCGTGATCCGCTCGGCCGTGGACCGTGCCAACGACTCGTTCCGTCGCAACAACGGCGGCCTGGCGATCGAACTCACCGTCGTGCCATTTCCGGACGTTGGGCTCCCGCCGGGCTTCGAGAGTGGCACGGCGCTTACGACACAGGACGACCGTGACAAGTTCTTCCTTGGCATTAGGCTGCTCCATGAGCCCTTCGACCGGTACCTGTCGGAGCAccacgtcgacgccgccgtggtGGACAGCTTCTTCAGGTGGGCCGCGGACGCCACCGCCGAGCACGGCGTCCCGCGGCTGGGGTTCCTCGGCACCAGCGTGTTCGCGAGGGCCTGCACCAACAGCATGCTGCGCAACAACCCGCTGGAGACCGCCCCCGACGACCCCGACGCCGTCGTGCCCCTGCCGGGCTTGCCTCACTGCGTCGAGCTGAGGCGGAGCCAAATGATGGACCCGAAGAAGCGGCCGGACCACTGGGAGATGTTCCAGAGCATAGACGCCGCCGACCAGAGGAGCTTCGGCGAGGTGTTCAACAGCTTCCACGAGCTGGAGCCGGACTACGTCGAGCACTACCGCACGACGCTCGGCCGCCGCGTGTGGCTCGTCGGGCCGGTCGCTCTTGCGAACAAGGACGTGGCGGTGCGAGGTACCAGCGAGCTCTCGCCGGACGCCGACGGCTACCTGCGGTGGCTCGACGCGAAGCCACGCGGCTCGGTGGTGTACGTCTCCTTCGGCACGCTATCCAGCTTCTCGCCGGCGGAGATGCGGGAGCTCGCCCGAGGACTCGACCTCTCCGGCAAGAACTTCGTGTGGGTTATCAACGGCGCGGACGCCGACGCGTCGGAGTGGATGCCCGAGGGCTTCGCCGAGCTGATCGCGCCGCGCGGCGAACGCGGCCTCACCATCCGGGGCTGGGCGCCGCAGATGCTCATCCTGAACCACCCGGCCGTCGGCGGGTTCGtgacgcactgcgggtggaactcgacgctggagGCCGTGACCGCCGGCGTGCCGATGGTGACGTGGCCACGGTACGCCGACCAGTTCTACAACGAGAAGCTCATCACGGAGGTGCTCGAGGTGGGTGTCGGCGTCGGCTCCATGGACTTCGCGTCGAAGCTGGAGAACCGCCGGGTGAtcatcggcggcgaggtggtcgcgGGAGCCATAGGGAGAGTgatgggcgacggcgaggagggcgaggcgaTACGGAAAAAGGCGACGGAGCTGGGCGTGAAGGCGAGGGGCGCGCTGGAGAAGGGTGGGTCGTCGTACGATGATGTTGGAATTCTGATGGACGAGTTGATGGCTCGCCGGGGCTCCGTCAATGTGTGA
- the LOC127753892 gene encoding MYB-like transcription factor EOBI: protein MATRMCGRAGEPAVRKGPWTLEEDLILVSYISQNGEGSWDNLARSAGLNRNGKSCRLRWLNYLRPGVRRGSITPEEDMVIRELHSRWGNRWSKIAKHLPGRTDNEIKNYWRTKIHRKPRGRSQLLQEPCEDAMGMGMSTTTSEAASTSASSGQSQASPGVWDEYMQASSFPHPELVSFAADHHLEMAGTDEVAAAAAAAQFVPTEFGFNDGFWNFVDNFWETMPVSDVV, encoded by the exons ATGGCCACCAGGATGtgcggccgcgccggcgagccggcggtgCGCAAGGGCCCGTGGACGCTGGAGGAGGACCTCATCCTCGTGAGCTACATCTCGCAAAACGGCGAAGGATCCTGGGACAACCTCGCGCGCTCTGCCG GGCTGAACCGGAACGGGAAGAGCTGCAGGCTGCGGTGGCTCAACTACCTGAGGCCCGGGGTGCGGCGGGGCAGCATCACGCCGGAGGAGGACATGGTCATCCGGGAGCTCCACTCCCGGTGGGGGAACAGGTGGTCCAAGATCGCCAAGCACCTCCCcggccggaccgacaacgagatcaagaactacTGGAGGACCAAGATACACAGGAAGCCGCGCGGCAGGAGCCAGCTGCTGCAGGAGCCGTGCGAGGACGCCATGGGCATGGGcatgtccaccaccaccagcgagGCGGCTtcgacgtcggcgtcgagcgGCCAGAGCCAGGCCAGCCCCGGCGTCTGGGATGAGTACATGCAGGCGAGCAGCTTCCCTCACCCGGAGCTTgtctccttcgccgccgaccaccacctCGAAATGGCCGGCACggacgaggtcgccgccgccgccgccgccgcgcagttCGTCCCGACTGAGTTCGGTTTCAATGACGGCTTCTGGAACTTCGTGGACAACTTCTGGGAGACGATGCCGGTTTCAGACGTGGTGTGA